In Nostoc edaphicum CCNP1411, the sequence ATTGGTTCTCCTGGTTTGATTGGAGAAAGGCGACGACGGAAATAACTCATCTCTACTTAATTTCCTTGTGAACAGTATGTTTGTTGCAGTGGGTGCAGAACTTTTTCAGTTCTAGCCGGTTAGTGGTGTTGCGGCGATTCTTGGTACTGGTATAACGTGAAACACCAGCAGAACGCTTAT encodes:
- the rpmG gene encoding 50S ribosomal protein L33 translates to MAKSKGARIIVTLECTECRTNSDKRSAGVSRYTSTKNRRNTTNRLELKKFCTHCNKHTVHKEIK